A window of Ranitomeya variabilis isolate aRanVar5 chromosome 2, aRanVar5.hap1, whole genome shotgun sequence contains these coding sequences:
- the C2H11orf98 gene encoding uncharacterized protein C11orf98 homolog, with protein MAPGGKINRPKTDLQKSILKRRRLITREKRKKHKIVGAVVDKELITVHHLRKRSSSARANITLSGKKKRKLIKQIRHLEKEKEVMDVETISKTQKPVRTMEVEIGPTKRKSKKAQPDVEMEEVAPETSNEGK; from the exons ATGGCTCCGGGAGGAAAGATCAACCGGCCGAAAACG GACTTGCAAAAAAGTATCTTGAAACGTCGTCGTTTAATTACCCGGGAGAAACGGAAGAAGCATAAAATAGTTGGAGCTGTGGTAGACAAAGAGTTGATAACCGTTCATCACTTAAGGAAGAGAAG TTCTAGCGCTAGAGCAAACATCACACTTTCtgggaagaagaaaagaaaattgaTCAAGCAGATACGACATCTAGAGAAGGAAAAAGAGGTCATGGATG TGGAAACTATTTCAAAGACTCAAAAACCTGTCCGTACCATGGAAGTTGAAATTGGCCCAACAAAACGAAAATCCAAGAAGGCTCAGCCGGATGTGGAAATGGAGGAGGTTGCTCCAGAAACCAGTAACGAGGGCAAATAG